The nucleotide window GATTGGGAGCGAAAATTGGAATGAGAAATACCTTGGGCTGCCTGTACATGTTGGGAAATCTAAGAGGAAATCCTTTGCTTATCTCAAAGGTGCCATGGCCGGGCGCATGTACGGGTGGTTAGAGAAGTTGATAGCGAAGACGGGGAAAGAAACTTTGGTGAAAGCTGTTGCTCAAGCGATTCCAACTTTTTCCATGTCTTGTTTCTATCTCACTAAATCTTTCTGCCAAGAACTGAGCTCGCTTATGGGGTCCTACTGGTGGAGGCAGCAGGACAAGGAGAACACCATCCACTGGATTAGCTGGGATAAACTAACAAAATCAAAGCCCAAGGTGGATTAGGTTTCAGAGATATGCATGGGTTCAATATTGCTATGTTGTCAAAGCAGATCTGGAGGATGATTGAGCACCCGGACTCTCTTTGTGCCCAAATCCTGAAAGCAAAGTACTTCCCGGACACCCATGTGCTTCAAGAGGAGCCAAAGGATGGCATCTCCTATTCTTGGCGAAGCCTTTTACATGGTTTGCAGCTAGTGCGAGAGGGTTATGTGTGGCGTGTTGGCGACGGCACGAGTATCAAGCTCTGGACTGAgccttggctgccgcggccgTGGGCGAAGGCAGTTATGACGCCACGAGGGGGGAGCATATTAGAGTATGTCAGTGACCTGATCAGTCCTATAACAGGTAGTTGGGATGAACAACTTGTTCGGGACACCTTCTGGAATGTTGATGCCGAGTGTATCCTGCAAATACCAGTCCGGGAGGGGGTGCAAGACTTCATTGCATGGCAGTTCGACCCCAAAGGCCTATATTCGGTTAAAAGCGCATACAAACTACACACGCAGCTGGAGAGGATGGCAAAAGATGGAGGAGCAGGCAGTAGCACTACAGCGCTGGGTAACTTGGATGTGTGCCAAGATGATTCCTGGAAACGAATTTGGAAGCTCCCCTGCCCCAGGAACGTCCAAATGTTTGCATGGCGTGTTAGACATGAGTCTTTGGCGCTGCGGACAAACTTGGCAAGGAGGGGTGTACCGATTGAAGATACAGCTTGCTTATTCTGTGGACGAGCAGCCGAGGATGGAGCTCACCTATTCATAAAATATAAGGTTGTGAAACAGGTGTGGCGGGACCTGGCCTTGGAAGAAGAAAGGATGAAGATGGAGGAGATAACATCAGTTCATGAGATGATGGATCATTTGTGGAGGATTGATGAGCAGAAAAGAATATGCATTATTACCGCCTGGTGGCTGTGGTGGAGTAACCGGAATAAGCTCAGGGAGGGCGAGCTCCCCTGGTCCGCGGAGGAGGTTGCAAGGCGCACTCGTAGCTACACTTTAGAATACCAACAAGTCTTCTCCAAAAAACCTGAGAAACAGTGTGATGACAAGTGGAGGCCGCCTCAGGAGGACATGATCAAGATAAATGTTGATGGCTCATTTGTGCCAGGTGAACAACACGCAGGTTGGGGTGTAGTGGCGAGAGACTCGGAAGGTACTGTCATTTGTGCTCGCGCAGGTCGTCAGGAGCATGTAGGAGACCCTTTCGGTGCAGAGGTCAATGCCATGGCTCACGGTGTTGCACTGGTGGCGGAACTTGGTATGTTGAGGGTGATCTTCGAGACCGATTCCTAGCTTGTTGCGGATGCAATGGACCTGAGAAGGGCAGACTCGTCGGCTTACTCGGCTGTCATCGAAGATATCAAACTACAGCTGAAACTTTGGTTTTCTCATCATGTAATAGTGTCATGTAGGAGAGGGGCAAATTCTGTTGCCCACGAACTTGCTAGTTTGGGTCGCTTGTGCGAGGCTGATCACTCGATGCAGTGGGACTATGATGTACCTGCCACGCTTGTGGCTTCTGTCCAGGGCGATTTGCCTGGACACCGTTAATGTTAAAGCTATGCTTTACTTCAAAAAAAAGGCAAAACTATTTTTATGGTGATTACAAAAACAAATTAATGGTGTTTTTATtacttcctctctctctctcagttACAAGGCGTGCGCGCGTACCCCTAGGTCGTCAACTTAACTAACCTAATAaaagtcatatattacaaaagATATACTACCATTATAAACTTCAGATGTTCTATTTCCAAATAgtataatttttgtgttatatagtttatattatGGTGATAAAATTGGCAATCTAGGGGTACGCGCACGCCTTGTAAactgaaacggagggagtaggaacATAGATTCTGTTGTGCAGAAGAACATGTTGGAATGTCGGTCAGTTGACCTGCAGTTTTTTTTGGCGGGGAGTTGACCTACGCTTATTTGTGGAGAATTATCGGAACTGCTCGCCAGGTGCCCCCGGGAAGACATAATGCTCAGGACATATATACTTTGGAGAAATTTCATACCCTCCGGAGAATAAAGAATTTTGGATAATTCCATTATTGTTTTTCTTGAGTTGATGTTTCCATTATATTTAGAAATATGTTTTTACATACCTTATATGGTTTGTGGGACTGAGCACATGACTTTTCGTATGATCAATGTTGTGTGCAACTTCAAAAGAAGACTCTCATTCAATACAACATCATTGTAATTTCATTTGAAGGACAACTATACCATGCACCCAGTCCTTAAAAAAACATGGTTATTTTTGTGGCACAACCAAACATCATCCATTATACATTCATGTATAGTGCTACAGTCATCATCTTGACCTGGATCTTGGGATAATTGTGCCACCCATGACTCCCCTAACTCATTGTGGTGTACTCCGGAGCTAGCCCATGGCGTGCAACCACCAAAACTATAATCGAGTGTGGCATCCATCAAGGCCACGACTGGAATGGAGCAACCGTTCTAACCATCTCCAAAGGGGATGAGACTTGCCAACAGGGGTATCAAAGCGAAACCTAATAGATGTCTATATAAAGAGATTATATGATGCACTAAAATTTGTCTAAGAATATACTATTATTTTATAAGAAGTTTGCAAGTAATAATGCTCAGATATTAGAAGGACCGTCCATATCATAGTTGTCTATATCTTTTGGTAAAGACTAGTCATTTTTTGTCGAACATGAGATCTTTGTGCAACGTCTCTTCACGTACATACACCATCACGTGCACGGACCACATGGATGTGCCCTCCTCAACATGTTGATGCAATCATTATCTTTTCGTTATATCAAAATtagtgttttctaacttcatggAATGTTATATCTCCATACAATGTCCTTGTTTGGTTTTTGGTGATACAAGATGAGAGCATGTACATACACCATCACACACAAGCACTTTGCGGACCTCCCCCCATCCCCCCACCCTTCACTTTTTTTGAACACCCCCAACCCTTGTTAACGTTAACGAGATGATGTAAATATCATTTTTAGACTATTTCAAAATTAATGCTTTTCAACCATTTTTTGTGGAACGTCATATCATCAGGCAATGTTTCTTTCTGTTTCTGCAATTACAAAACGCAAACCCAGGCATACACCTTCACACACATGGCGCACGCAAATGCAACCCCATCATCAGGGGGTGCAAATTTTATCCTTTAAATCGCACTGAATTAATAATTTCTAACCATACCGCAGAAAGAACACGCTAAATTAATACAAATTATTACTAAACTAGTAAATATCATGAAAATACAACGTCTATCAAAATCACACATTTACATATTTCTTCGCTATGCTTGAATTCCTTAACCTGAAATTTAATAATATATGAAAAACAATAAGTGACATTTGATATAGGGAACAAAGATCAACTAGTAATACTCTGCAACGGGCCGATGATGCTCTGCCAGGGGCTTCCCAAATTTCAAAACCCAGTCTGTTTCTACTTTTCGTTGGGAGCGAGCTTTATCCCGCAGGTTAGTTACGATCCTCCGCCTCGCACCCGATCCCCGCCGTCCATTCCCGATCGCGCGGCCCGGCGACGGGCGGAAACCCCGGGCCGCCACCTGGCCGCCCCTCCCGCAAGGCTGACACACGCCTGCGACGCAACAGCCTTTTCTGCACCGAGTTTCCGTTCCCTTCTTCTGTCATCTGTGCAgcccaccaccgccaccacctccacctccacctccacctcccccAACCGCCTCCTCTCGCCGCCTCGCGCGGTAGCTTCTTCCCTCCCCTCCGCCGACCCCGTGATGCTTTGACGCCGCCGTCGCGAGCTCCGCCCGCTGGTcgaggaggagggagggagggaggcgacTCGGGCGGGAGGGGAGGGAGCAGAGGAGGAGCGGACAGGGCCGGGAgagcggcggcggaggaagatgTTCGACGGCCTCATCAACTCCAAGTTCTACAACCGATGGTACGGGACGAGATTCGCTGCTGGCTAGTTTCGCGTGGGTTCGCCGGGTTCCGGCGAGCTCGTCGGAGTCCTCGGGGCGGGGTTGCTGCTCAGATGGGCGTTTCCTTCGTATTTTCGAGTCCAATCCGGTGTCTCCAGATGCTGCTTGGTTCCTGGGTTGCGCGACCCCGATCGGCGCGGCGTGATGTTCGGGATTTTGTTCCGCTTCGTGCTTCCGAACTCGTCGGGTTCGTGGCCGGTTTCCTCCGCATTTGGAGGCTGTTTTCCCCGGCCGATTCTCTGCTTTGTTTTACTAGAAGGAAAAATATCCTGTGCCGCGCCGAATTTGGGTTCCATCTCCAGTAGCATTTCCGTGCGAGTCGGTTGCGTTCATTTCGCTCCGTTTGGTGTGGTGTTGGATTAATTTGGCCAACTGACTGCTTGGTTGCTGAACAATGTGTGCAGCAAGCACGCCTTCAAATGCACCCGGACGCGGCTGGTCGTCATACGGCGGAAGAAGCAGGCCATGATCGGGTTCCTCAAGAAGGACGTCGCCGACCTCCTCACCAACGGCCTCGACATCCATGCCTTCGGACGGGTAAGATGTTTTTCCAGGTGTCTCTCCCTTGCCCAGCATTTTCACTGCTGAAGTACATTGCTCAGGATTGGTACGAACTACGAATGCTTCTGGTTCAGGCCGAATCAGAGAATGTTTTTGCGCTCTGGCCCCCTTCCCCAGAGGAAAAATTGGCAAAAGTTCTACTGATTGGTGGTCAAGTTCTAGTCAGTTTACTAGAGGAAAAATCTGAGACTGCGATGACTGAATGTTGTAGTTTTGTTTCCTGTCTCTGCTTCCAGATGGATGCGCTGATAATGGAGATGAACCATGCTTCGTGCTACGACATGATTGAACAGTACTGCGATTTCCTTGGAAAACAACTCAACAGCCTGCAGAAACAGAGGTATATATATCTGGTCAACTCAACTCTGCACCCTTAAGTTTGTATTCCTTGGGTCAAAACAGTAGGGAAGGATGTCCCACTATTTCTGTGGTCAACGGGAAGCAAAGTTTGTTAACGGCCAAGAGAGTTATGCATCCCAACTAAACTCTCTCAGTGGGACCCATGTGTGGCATTTTATTAAGGAATCGATTTAGCAGGACTGTAGCATCCACGGTATATGATTCTTCTGATGGTCTAGTTTTTCTTGGATAATAATGGAAGATTACGTCTCAGCATCTGCATCAAGTGAGGCACATATCCAGCTTATGGTCTAGTTTAGTAGTCCACCTTCAGTTGGTGAATATAAAATAGTAAAGGCCAATTGACCTTTTTTTATTTTCAAGAAAGGCCAATTAACCACTACTAGTATGCCTGTGATTGCTTTAGGATAAAATCAGTGTGGCAACAGAGTTTTAAGTCTTTTTTTTTGTGATGAAACAGAGTTTTAACTCCAAAATACATATCTCTTTGATTCTTTTTATGGTCTATAGTTTAGTGTTATCACAAGCATTTTTTCTGCTGGGAGCTTCAGTTAATGAATGTAACCACTAACAGCATCTTAGGGGTGCAAGCAAACAGGTAGTTTAATAATCTTCATGGTGCAATTCATCATGACACTCGTTGATTTTTGCATCAACAGGGATTGCCCCCAGGAATCCATGGAGGCCGTGTCAACTCTAATTTTTGCTACTGCTCGGTTCCCAGACTTGCCTGAACTGTGCGACTTAAGGCATATATTCACAGAAAGATATGGCGGTTCCCTTGAGCCTTTTGTTAGCCTGGAGGTGCGAGAGATGCTCCAATAATTTATTGTCGTTAAGCTGCCTCGTAGGGTTGTACTTAACCTGATTAATGTTTCTTGTGCCTGCAGTTTATCCGGAAACTTGAGTCTGAATTGTTTACAAATGAGGAAAAGTTTCAAGTAATGCAAAGTATTGCTGAAGAATCCTCAGTTGGTTTTGACATGAGGGCATTGGAAATCAAGTTATGGGCTGCACGGGAGTCTGAGGATGTATGTTTACATGAACTTGCGTAAATGAATTTACTACTTGAACAATGGCATGTGTCGTTAACTTGACATTTTGGATTTTGTATTTCAGGATCTTCTTGAAAAGGATTCAATGAACAAGGATGAACCAGCAGTGCCTTTGCCCATCAAGCAGAAGGATGATGGTCGGTTaaatgataatactggaaggaagaATTATGATAAATCTCATGGTAAGGAACAATTGGAGAAATCAGTTTCTCCTTTGGACTTGAAAAGAGAGAAGGCTCAAAAAGATGATAATACCAGAAGGCGGCATGCTGACAAAGCTGACGGTAAGGAACATTTGGAGAAATCAGTATCTCCTCTGCAAACGGAAAGAGAGGAAGCTCAAAGGCGAGTTCAGAAACTGAAGAAAAAAGATCTCCGCCCTTCCGAGAAGGAGCTGATGGAAGCTGTGGAGCTAGATATCAATGGCCTACCGAAACAAGGTTCTGGTTTGGTGAAATTTCCTGAGACAGAAAGCAACAGAATAGTTCCACCAATTGTGAAGCCAAAAGAAACAAAGAAAGAACTTGGTGTCGAAAAAGAGAATAACAGGGGGCTTGGCTATCACCACCGATCACCCATACCTGGCCGTCCTGATTATACCAGAAGACATGCAAACTTAGGGTGCAAAGCTCTTGGCCTGCAGAATCAAGGACCTACTTCACTGAGTCCTACAAGTGGTAAAACTACAAACAGGCCCTCTCCTGTTTCCAATCCGAATGGAGCGAAGGGAAGGAATTGTGATGAAAAAGAAGAGGGCAACAGTTGCTTGCGTGGCAGACCACAACACTTGGAAGATCTTGGACACACGGTGCAAAATGGACAGCGAGCGCCACACAGGGTGGCTAATGTGCAGCCTCCTTATGTCAAACCTAAACTTGGCATGCAGCCTGTGAAGGATGATCCTGCAAAACCAATTGACAGCAACTGCAATATGAGTGAAAGGACAGACCGCTTG belongs to Triticum urartu cultivar G1812 chromosome 7, Tu2.1, whole genome shotgun sequence and includes:
- the LOC125521520 gene encoding uncharacterized protein LOC125521520; protein product: MFDGLINSKFYNRCKHAFKCTRTRLVVIRRKKQAMIGFLKKDVADLLTNGLDIHAFGRMDALIMEMNHASCYDMIEQYCDFLGKQLNSLQKQRDCPQESMEAVSTLIFATARFPDLPELCDLRHIFTERYGGSLEPFVSLEFIRKLESELFTNEEKFQVMQSIAEESSVGFDMRALEIKLWAARESEDDLLEKDSMNKDEPAVPLPIKQKDDGRLNDNTGRKNYDKSHGKEQLEKSVSPLDLKREKAQKDDNTRRRHADKADGKEHLEKSVSPLQTEREEAQRRVQKLKKKDLRPSEKELMEAVELDINGLPKQGSGLVKFPETESNRIVPPIVKPKETKKELGVEKENNRGLGYHHRSPIPGRPDYTRRHANLGCKALGLQNQGPTSLSPTSGKTTNRPSPVSNPNGAKGRNCDEKEEGNSCLRGRPQHLEDLGHTVQNGQRAPHRVANVQPPYVKPKLGMQPVKDDPAKPIDSNCNMSERTDRLVDKDVLRPVSVRRRPAAPAFDEAPNGEKVTSQKGNSHRIQPSKHKGATDGYDRKGSGVGNGRNVERTPSGRPSHSGMRNGVLYDDDYDGSMQQPKAGEAEAIDFGNLLPRAANGHHRLNSRNTDVHGGDPDEEERMMDKLLMHYSKKGSGTDETKTTVETSRTANCHGRAVSLPHESVSPGEAAKVPARSTSMRSDCPGGVRVHPKMPDFEELAARVMALRNA